A single genomic interval of Spirosoma taeanense harbors:
- a CDS encoding acyl-CoA desaturase, with the protein MIVLAAFIGHWYLSLFCQTFFLHRYSAHKMFFMSKFWERFFYALTYVSQGSSYLSPRAYAVLHRMHHAFSDTPQDPHSPHHTKNVFTMMWKTKNIYNAVLHRKAPIDRQFDRNYPEWSLIEKIGDSWMSRVGWGVVYSLFYIFAFIYLDMHWAFFFLLPVHFVMGPVHGAIINWSGHKYGYANFDNHDKSKNSLILDVVMMGELFQNNHHKRPNSANFGAKWFEFDPTYPVIGVLHKLHIIRLRPSAEAKKAQQEVGHDRLVNEKVEA; encoded by the coding sequence GTGATTGTACTGGCCGCATTTATTGGACACTGGTATCTGTCCCTATTCTGCCAAACCTTCTTTCTGCATCGCTACTCAGCTCATAAAATGTTTTTCATGAGCAAATTCTGGGAGCGTTTCTTCTACGCACTGACTTACGTGTCGCAGGGTTCTTCGTACCTGAGCCCACGTGCGTATGCCGTGCTGCACCGGATGCACCACGCCTTCAGTGACACCCCCCAGGACCCACACTCGCCCCATCATACCAAGAACGTTTTCACAATGATGTGGAAGACGAAAAATATTTACAACGCGGTTCTACACCGTAAAGCCCCTATTGATCGGCAGTTCGACCGGAACTACCCGGAGTGGAGCCTGATCGAGAAAATAGGCGATTCCTGGATGTCACGCGTTGGCTGGGGTGTTGTGTACAGCCTGTTCTACATCTTTGCGTTCATCTATTTGGACATGCACTGGGCGTTCTTCTTCCTGCTGCCGGTTCATTTCGTGATGGGACCTGTACACGGTGCAATCATCAACTGGAGCGGCCACAAATACGGCTATGCCAACTTTGACAACCACGATAAGTCGAAAAACTCGCTGATTCTGGACGTCGTTATGATGGGCGAACTGTTCCAGAACAACCACCACAAGCGGCCGAACTCGGCAAACTTTGGTGCCAAATGGTTCGAGTTCGATCCTACCTATCCGGTTATTGGCGTGCTGCACAAACTGCACATTATTCGTCTGCGGCCATCTGCCGAAGCTAAAAAAGCGCAGCAGGAGGTTGGTCACGACCGGTTGGTTAACGAAAAAGTTGAAGCGTAA
- a CDS encoding 16S rRNA (uracil(1498)-N(3))-methyltransferase, translating to MHLFYQPEPVQHLTEEDSRHAVRTLRLKTGDSITVTDGHGNRHSAVITQADARRCQFRIRDTQTTVPRPFSIRICVAPTKNLDRIEWFIEKAVELGIERISFFYGQHSERRALKLERLEKIAVAAMKQSLQSFVPILDEALSFTDFLKTVSEDQRFIAHLSDQKPPVSLLKAAATGGRYAVLIGPEGDFSDAEIHQAVSVGFQLVTLGPNRLRTETAALTACQILNVIQWEY from the coding sequence ATGCATTTATTTTATCAACCTGAGCCTGTTCAGCACCTGACCGAAGAGGATTCGCGCCACGCCGTCCGAACCCTTCGCCTGAAAACCGGCGATTCAATTACGGTGACAGACGGACACGGAAACCGCCATTCGGCCGTTATTACTCAGGCCGATGCGCGCCGGTGTCAGTTCCGGATCAGGGACACCCAAACGACAGTTCCCCGACCGTTTTCAATTCGAATCTGCGTAGCGCCGACGAAAAATCTGGATCGTATCGAGTGGTTTATCGAAAAGGCCGTAGAACTGGGTATTGAGCGGATCAGCTTTTTTTATGGGCAGCATTCCGAACGCCGGGCGCTCAAGCTGGAACGGTTAGAAAAAATTGCCGTTGCGGCTATGAAGCAGTCGTTACAAAGTTTTGTGCCTATCCTCGATGAGGCCCTTTCGTTTACGGATTTCCTGAAAACAGTCAGTGAAGATCAGCGGTTTATTGCGCATCTGTCCGACCAGAAACCACCGGTCAGTCTGTTGAAAGCCGCTGCCACCGGCGGTCGGTATGCGGTTCTGATCGGGCCGGAGGGCGATTTTTCGGATGCGGAAATTCACCAGGCGGTTTCGGTGGGTTTTCAGTTGGTAACGCTCGGCCCGAACCGGCTTCGTACCGAAACCGCTGCCCTGACTGCCTGCCAGATTCTGAACGTCATTCAGTGGGAATATTAA
- a CDS encoding glutamine synthetase beta-grasp domain-containing protein yields MAKSKLEYIWLDGYKPTQSLRSKTKIEADFSGNLEDCPLWSFDGSSTEQAPGGSSDCLLKPVFICPDPQRKNGFLVMCEVLNADGTAHESNGRATIEDDDNDFWFGFEQEYFLWDMAIDKPMGFPAEGFPKRPQGPYYCSVGAQNAFGRYIVEEHLDACLDAGLNVEGINAEVATGQWEFQIFAKGAKDAGDQIWVARYILERIGEKYGVSINWHCKPLGATDWNGSGMHANFSNSVLRTAGSKEVYDKICQSFAPVVKEHIAVYGADNEQRLTGKHETQSIDQFSYGVSDRGASIRIPIATVERGWKGWLEDRRPNSAADPYKVAARIIKTVKSADVLEAV; encoded by the coding sequence ATGGCAAAGTCGAAGTTAGAGTACATTTGGCTCGATGGCTACAAGCCCACCCAAAGCTTACGTTCTAAAACCAAAATTGAGGCCGACTTCTCGGGTAATCTGGAAGACTGCCCACTCTGGTCGTTTGATGGCTCCTCAACTGAGCAGGCTCCCGGCGGCTCGTCGGACTGCTTGTTGAAACCGGTTTTCATTTGTCCGGACCCGCAGCGCAAGAACGGCTTTCTTGTAATGTGTGAAGTACTGAACGCAGATGGTACGGCCCACGAGTCGAATGGTCGCGCTACGATTGAAGACGATGATAACGACTTCTGGTTTGGTTTTGAGCAGGAGTACTTCCTTTGGGATATGGCCATCGACAAGCCGATGGGCTTCCCGGCAGAAGGCTTTCCAAAACGCCCGCAGGGCCCCTATTACTGCTCAGTTGGGGCACAGAATGCCTTTGGCCGATACATCGTTGAAGAACACCTGGACGCTTGTCTGGACGCTGGCCTGAACGTTGAAGGAATCAACGCAGAAGTAGCAACCGGTCAGTGGGAGTTCCAGATTTTCGCGAAAGGCGCCAAAGACGCAGGTGATCAGATCTGGGTAGCCCGTTACATTCTGGAACGCATTGGCGAGAAATACGGTGTTTCGATCAACTGGCACTGCAAGCCGCTGGGCGCTACGGACTGGAACGGTTCGGGTATGCACGCTAACTTCTCGAACTCAGTACTGCGCACAGCCGGCAGTAAAGAAGTTTACGACAAAATCTGTCAGTCGTTTGCCCCGGTAGTTAAAGAACACATCGCTGTTTATGGTGCCGACAACGAACAGCGCCTGACGGGTAAGCACGAAACGCAATCAATCGACCAGTTCTCATACGGAGTTTCTGACCGGGGCGCTTCGATCCGTATCCCCATTGCTACGGTAGAACGCGGCTGGAAAGGCTGGCTCGAAGATCGTCGTCCGAACTCGGCAGCTGATCCGTATAAAGTAGCTGCCCGTATCATCAAGACCGTTAAGTCGGCAGATGTGCTGGAAGCCGTATAG
- a CDS encoding M20/M25/M40 family metallo-hydrolase produces the protein MNPETYINPDSNFLRELTGLPHRGAATPCEIEAGRLLETYLTGMGATVRKEPFQTPRTYVTIVYWLIGGLLAGLLLVPVTGVAIGFVWYFTWLAWRYFNWRYSFITKFPVQHTAYNIVGRWASDTAVRQKIILMAHYDTAPVSFLYGPKQQARFRSSLIVSLILMALAALVATFEAFGVGLPYIPQIRYVLMVYLVVQAVMSTAGYWIKGYTNGASDNATGVAAALATADRLREMELPNLDLEVVLTSAEEVGMIGAHQYVEAHKKEWNPAQTLVINFDTLGAGRLTVVERTGTLEVIRYDNIPTQLARNLLQTDAFRNRAQFGRWHTADFDSVWFVRNRIPVLALCALDSAGQMPCIHQPDDKLAQIDPTVMQTAVDLAEATIHKWMAEPIMAR, from the coding sequence GTGAATCCGGAAACGTACATAAATCCCGACTCTAATTTTCTTCGCGAACTGACCGGCCTGCCGCATCGCGGAGCCGCCACACCCTGCGAGATTGAAGCCGGTCGCCTGCTCGAAACCTATCTGACTGGCATGGGCGCTACCGTGCGGAAGGAACCCTTTCAAACGCCCCGAACCTACGTAACTATAGTCTATTGGCTTATTGGCGGCCTGTTGGCAGGTTTGCTGCTGGTGCCGGTCACGGGCGTAGCAATTGGTTTCGTCTGGTATTTTACGTGGCTGGCCTGGCGATACTTCAACTGGCGTTACTCCTTCATTACAAAATTTCCGGTTCAGCATACGGCCTACAACATAGTCGGCCGCTGGGCTTCTGATACAGCCGTCCGACAGAAAATAATCTTAATGGCGCATTACGATACCGCCCCGGTGTCGTTTCTGTATGGGCCGAAACAACAGGCCCGTTTTAGATCCTCGCTGATTGTGTCGCTGATTCTGATGGCGCTGGCGGCACTGGTCGCTACGTTTGAAGCGTTTGGGGTCGGTTTGCCGTACATACCGCAGATACGGTATGTCCTGATGGTATACCTGGTTGTGCAGGCCGTTATGAGTACGGCGGGTTACTGGATTAAAGGCTATACGAACGGTGCAAGCGATAATGCGACGGGCGTTGCAGCCGCGCTGGCCACTGCCGACCGGCTTCGGGAAATGGAACTGCCCAATCTGGATCTGGAAGTCGTGCTGACCAGTGCCGAAGAGGTGGGGATGATCGGGGCGCATCAATACGTAGAAGCCCATAAAAAAGAATGGAACCCCGCCCAGACGCTGGTGATCAATTTTGATACGCTTGGCGCCGGTAGGCTGACGGTTGTTGAGCGGACCGGAACGCTCGAAGTCATTCGCTACGACAATATACCCACCCAACTGGCCCGTAATCTGCTCCAGACCGACGCTTTCCGCAACCGCGCTCAGTTCGGCCGCTGGCACACCGCCGATTTTGATAGTGTGTGGTTCGTGCGTAACCGCATTCCTGTATTGGCTCTGTGCGCCCTGGATTCGGCTGGCCAGATGCCCTGCATTCACCAGCCCGACGACAAACTGGCTCAGATTGACCCGACGGTTATGCAGACAGCCGTCGATCTGGCCGAGGCTACTATTCACAAGTGGATGGCTGAGCCAATCATGGCTCGGTAA
- a CDS encoding SgcJ/EcaC family oxidoreductase: MFHIFNQSCALALLAYGLLNVTMSNAQTQTPVASEEEPLRQLVKQVENGWNAHDSRAFSAPFAADADYVVVNGMYLKGRETIDQGHAVIFNSIYKNSHNVGTVKAIRFLRPDVAVAHVEWDLEFQAGDKLQKSKALNTMVLTKEAGQWHIAAFHNTPVLNNNR; the protein is encoded by the coding sequence ATGTTTCACATCTTTAACCAATCCTGTGCCCTTGCGCTGCTGGCGTATGGCCTACTGAATGTAACTATGAGCAATGCCCAAACCCAAACGCCCGTAGCCAGCGAAGAAGAGCCGCTGCGGCAACTTGTTAAACAGGTAGAAAACGGCTGGAACGCGCATGACAGCCGGGCTTTTTCGGCTCCGTTTGCTGCTGATGCCGATTACGTTGTGGTAAATGGTATGTACCTGAAAGGTCGGGAAACCATTGATCAGGGGCATGCGGTTATCTTTAACAGCATCTACAAAAATAGTCATAACGTTGGAACGGTGAAGGCTATCCGCTTCCTGCGCCCGGACGTAGCGGTTGCGCATGTGGAGTGGGACCTGGAATTTCAGGCGGGTGATAAGCTCCAGAAAAGTAAAGCGCTGAACACAATGGTGCTGACAAAAGAAGCCGGACAGTGGCATATTGCAGCTTTTCACAATACACCTGTGCTCAACAATAACCGGTAA
- a CDS encoding glutamine synthetase III family protein: MSNFRFKALEIAQSRQAIPVTAPTERVGDFFGSNTFNNEVMRALLSPEAYLKVTEAIQTNGQIDRNIADEVAGAMKSWATSRGATHYTHWFQPLTGETAEKHDAFFDITIDGKAIEKFKGSALVQQEPDASSFPNGGLRNTFEARGYTGWDPSSPAFLMDNGAGGKTLCIPSVFISYTGEALDYKTPLLKALYALDKAATAVCQYFDRNITKVTPTLGPEQEYFVVDRALFYARPDLVLAGRTVFGHQPARGQQLDDHYFGSIPPRINAFMVDFEFESMKLGMPVRTRHNEVAPGQFEVAPTFEEVNLAIDHNALLMDLMEKIAQKHNLKVLFHEKPFAGINGSGKHNNWSMGTNTGANLLAPSTKPKESLRFLTFLVNVIKAVHDNADLLRASIASAGNEYRLGANEAPPAIVSIFLGETLTRALNDLETKSEVTVNKGDNVYYKLGLNRIPSLMRDNTDRNRTSPFAFTGNKFEFRAVGSSANSASTMTVLNAIVADQLNKFKTDLDARLTRGEKKELAIVDILKEYFANSKRILFEGNGYSDEWVDEAAKRGLSNIKSSPEALKVYIQPESLALFERTGIMSHAEVESRYEIELEKYIKNVQIESRVMGDLAMNHVVSTALKYQNKLAETARNMVELDMATEAEPLKDILREISTRVMVIKKGVESMIESRKRANNVTDTAGRAHLYATEVKEHFDAIRYEVDKLEQIVDDEDWPLVKYRELLFVK, from the coding sequence ATGTCTAATTTCCGTTTTAAAGCCCTTGAAATTGCCCAGAGCCGGCAGGCCATACCCGTAACGGCTCCGACGGAGCGCGTCGGCGATTTCTTTGGTAGTAATACGTTCAATAATGAGGTTATGCGGGCGTTGCTATCGCCCGAAGCTTACCTTAAAGTAACCGAAGCCATCCAGACCAACGGTCAGATTGACCGAAACATAGCCGATGAAGTGGCCGGGGCCATGAAGTCATGGGCAACGTCACGAGGGGCCACGCACTATACCCACTGGTTCCAGCCGCTGACGGGGGAAACGGCTGAAAAACACGACGCTTTTTTCGACATTACGATTGATGGTAAAGCCATTGAGAAATTCAAAGGCAGCGCCCTGGTTCAGCAGGAACCGGATGCCTCATCGTTTCCGAATGGCGGCCTGCGTAATACGTTTGAAGCACGCGGCTATACCGGCTGGGACCCGTCGTCCCCTGCTTTCCTGATGGATAATGGCGCCGGTGGAAAAACGCTCTGTATCCCATCCGTTTTTATATCCTACACGGGCGAGGCTCTCGACTACAAAACACCTTTGCTCAAAGCCCTGTATGCCCTGGACAAAGCCGCAACGGCCGTCTGTCAGTATTTCGACCGGAACATCACTAAAGTTACCCCAACGCTTGGTCCTGAGCAGGAATATTTTGTGGTTGACCGCGCTTTGTTCTATGCCCGGCCGGATCTGGTCCTGGCGGGCCGAACGGTTTTCGGCCACCAGCCCGCTCGGGGTCAGCAACTGGACGATCATTATTTTGGTTCGATCCCGCCCCGAATCAACGCCTTTATGGTGGATTTTGAGTTCGAGTCCATGAAACTAGGCATGCCCGTCCGGACGCGCCATAACGAAGTGGCACCGGGGCAGTTTGAGGTGGCGCCGACCTTCGAGGAGGTAAACCTGGCTATTGACCACAATGCGCTGCTGATGGATCTGATGGAGAAAATTGCGCAGAAGCATAATCTGAAGGTCTTATTTCATGAAAAGCCGTTTGCTGGCATCAACGGTAGCGGGAAGCACAACAACTGGTCGATGGGAACCAATACGGGTGCTAACCTGCTGGCGCCCAGTACGAAGCCTAAAGAGAGTCTGCGTTTCCTGACATTCCTGGTCAACGTCATCAAGGCTGTCCATGATAATGCTGATCTGCTCCGGGCGAGCATTGCCTCAGCCGGTAACGAATACCGCCTGGGCGCTAACGAAGCCCCGCCGGCCATTGTGTCGATCTTCCTGGGCGAAACGCTGACGAGAGCCCTCAACGATCTGGAAACCAAATCGGAGGTGACCGTCAACAAAGGCGATAACGTGTACTATAAGCTGGGGCTGAACCGTATTCCAAGTCTGATGCGCGACAATACCGACCGTAACCGAACGTCGCCATTTGCCTTTACGGGCAATAAGTTTGAGTTTCGGGCCGTGGGTAGTTCGGCCAACTCAGCTTCAACCATGACCGTATTAAACGCCATTGTAGCCGATCAGCTCAACAAATTCAAAACCGATCTGGATGCCCGGCTAACCCGCGGAGAAAAGAAGGAACTGGCCATTGTCGATATCCTGAAAGAATATTTCGCCAACTCTAAACGGATTCTCTTTGAGGGCAACGGGTATTCTGACGAGTGGGTTGATGAGGCCGCAAAGCGTGGTTTGTCGAACATTAAATCGTCGCCCGAAGCGCTGAAAGTGTATATCCAGCCCGAATCGCTGGCGCTGTTCGAGCGGACAGGGATCATGAGCCATGCCGAGGTTGAGTCGCGCTACGAAATTGAGCTGGAGAAATACATCAAGAACGTACAGATTGAATCGCGGGTGATGGGCGATCTGGCCATGAACCACGTCGTTTCAACGGCCCTTAAATACCAGAATAAATTAGCCGAAACCGCCCGCAATATGGTTGAGCTGGATATGGCTACCGAGGCCGAACCGCTCAAGGATATTCTCCGCGAAATATCGACCCGGGTAATGGTTATTAAGAAAGGCGTTGAGTCGATGATTGAGTCGCGCAAGCGGGCCAATAATGTAACCGATACGGCCGGTAGGGCGCATCTTTACGCAACGGAGGTCAAAGAGCATTTTGACGCAATCCGCTACGAGGTCGATAAACTCGAACAGATCGTTGATGATGAAGACTGGCCGCTGGTGAAATACCGGGAACTGCTGTTTGTCAAGTAA
- a CDS encoding AAA family ATPase gives MARFSGTETYVATRELSTAVNAAMQLQKPLLIKGEPGTGKTLLAYEIAQSLGKPLYTWHVKSTTSAQQGLYEYDAVSRLRDSQLGDGKVGELSHYIRKGKLWEAFEADEQAVLLIDEIDKADIEFPNDLLQELDRMEFYCYELQRTITARHRPVVIITSNNEKELPDAFLRRCFFHFIRFPDRETMQQIVTVHFPNLPQELMTKAMSVFYSIRDVKALKKKPSTSELIDWIRLLLVAGVTHDDLNDLDTLNELPPYLGALLKNEQDTDLMLALRRKGNRPY, from the coding sequence ATGGCTAGATTTTCCGGCACCGAAACTTACGTCGCCACCCGCGAGCTGAGCACGGCCGTCAACGCGGCTATGCAGCTCCAAAAACCGCTGCTGATAAAAGGTGAACCCGGTACGGGGAAAACCCTGCTGGCCTACGAAATCGCGCAGTCGCTCGGCAAGCCGCTGTACACCTGGCACGTAAAATCCACAACCTCGGCACAGCAGGGACTGTATGAGTATGATGCCGTGTCGCGTCTGCGGGATTCGCAACTGGGCGATGGAAAAGTCGGCGAGCTGAGCCATTACATCCGGAAAGGCAAACTCTGGGAGGCATTCGAGGCCGACGAGCAGGCCGTGCTGCTGATCGACGAAATCGACAAGGCCGACATTGAATTCCCGAACGATCTGCTGCAGGAACTCGACCGCATGGAGTTCTACTGTTATGAACTGCAGCGGACCATCACGGCCCGCCACCGGCCGGTGGTGATCATTACGTCGAACAACGAGAAAGAGCTACCCGATGCGTTCCTGCGCCGGTGCTTTTTCCATTTCATTCGGTTTCCCGATCGCGAGACCATGCAGCAGATCGTGACGGTTCACTTTCCGAACCTGCCCCAGGAGCTCATGACTAAAGCGATGTCGGTCTTCTACAGCATCCGCGACGTAAAGGCTCTCAAAAAGAAACCATCCACGAGCGAACTGATCGACTGGATTCGGCTGCTGCTCGTGGCGGGCGTCACCCACGATGATCTGAATGATCTTGATACGCTGAATGAACTGCCGCCGTATCTGGGCGCGCTGCTGAAAAACGAGCAGGATACCGATCTGATGCTGGCGTTACGTAGAAAAGGAAACCGGCCGTATTAA
- a CDS encoding 5' nucleotidase, NT5C type: MRERIAIDMDDVMADTHAKFVQLYLAGETPRYTLKELKEKSFHELFDEDEYNILSRRVYEPGFFRDIPVMEGAQDVIADLMTKYDVFIATAAQEFPNSLREKWDWLQEHFPAITWHHYVFLGDKSILNTAYLIDDLPRNLRTFQGEGLLFDALHNRDDKEFRRVKSWQDIATILL; encoded by the coding sequence ATGAGAGAACGCATTGCCATTGATATGGACGACGTCATGGCCGATACCCATGCCAAGTTTGTTCAACTCTATCTTGCAGGCGAAACGCCCCGCTACACCCTGAAAGAGCTAAAGGAAAAATCGTTTCACGAATTGTTCGATGAAGACGAATACAACATCTTATCCCGCCGGGTTTACGAGCCGGGCTTTTTCCGGGATATTCCCGTTATGGAAGGCGCGCAGGACGTAATAGCCGACCTGATGACGAAGTACGATGTGTTTATTGCTACGGCCGCACAGGAGTTCCCGAACTCCCTGCGGGAAAAGTGGGACTGGCTCCAAGAGCATTTTCCGGCAATCACCTGGCACCATTACGTGTTCCTGGGCGATAAAAGCATTCTCAATACGGCTTACCTCATCGACGATCTGCCTCGTAACCTCCGCACCTTTCAGGGCGAAGGACTTCTCTTCGACGCGCTCCATAACCGCGACGATAAGGAGTTCCGGCGCGTAAAGTCCTGGCAGGATATTGCGACGATTTTACTCTGA
- a CDS encoding AraC family transcriptional regulator, producing the protein MLTVQKAAPSAPLQAYVMEYILIDVSMLPNGNGSTWTRLLPAPVEQTLIYYLSGEVKTTYHDGQTIEVPPGNLVGQPVHRILLTNSASLTMFMVRFRPSGFFRLFGVPMPLFTDSHEDVTLVLDSPVRSLHEQLVNAPTFGEMVLRTEQFLSRPAVSPRHSTRPVDWAIGRMFDPDAGEERLDKLADYACLSSRQFERSFVERVGVPPKLYARLIRFNRALRYRQAHPEESWLQVAYATGYFDHAHLIRDFKHFADVSPTDSQMQQHLALLNT; encoded by the coding sequence ATGCTCACGGTACAAAAAGCCGCTCCATCGGCGCCTTTGCAGGCTTATGTGATGGAGTACATTTTAATCGACGTTTCCATGTTGCCCAATGGCAACGGATCAACCTGGACGCGCCTGCTGCCGGCGCCGGTTGAGCAAACGCTGATTTATTACCTGTCTGGTGAAGTCAAGACGACCTACCACGATGGGCAGACAATAGAGGTTCCGCCGGGTAATCTGGTCGGCCAGCCTGTTCACCGTATCCTACTGACGAATTCGGCCAGCCTGACGATGTTCATGGTGCGTTTTCGACCTTCGGGCTTTTTCCGGCTTTTCGGTGTACCCATGCCGTTGTTTACGGATAGTCATGAAGACGTTACGCTGGTATTGGATTCGCCCGTGCGCAGTCTGCACGAGCAGTTGGTGAATGCCCCTACATTCGGCGAGATGGTTCTTCGGACAGAGCAGTTTCTGAGCCGTCCAGCAGTTAGTCCCCGCCATTCTACCCGACCCGTTGACTGGGCTATCGGGCGAATGTTCGACCCGGACGCCGGCGAAGAGCGACTCGATAAACTGGCCGACTATGCCTGTCTGAGCAGCCGGCAGTTTGAGCGGAGTTTTGTTGAGCGGGTAGGGGTACCCCCCAAATTATATGCCCGGCTGATTCGATTCAACCGGGCTTTACGTTACCGGCAGGCCCACCCTGAGGAAAGCTGGCTACAGGTAGCCTACGCCACGGGGTATTTCGATCACGCCCACCTAATCCGCGATTTTAAACACTTTGCTGATGTGTCGCCTACCGACAGCCAGATGCAGCAGCACCTGGCTCTACTGAATACGTAA
- a CDS encoding DUF4159 domain-containing protein has protein sequence MKRVVLVAFLMACCSLADAQYAYKIAKLKYNGGGDWYANKTSLPNLIKFANANLRMNIFPEEDIVEPGSPDLFGYPFVHMTGHGNVNFSDADVQNLRRYLMSGGFLHVDDNYGMDKYIRREMKKVFPELSFVELPFNHPVYQQKFKFPAGLPKVHEHDGKAPQGFGLIYQGRLVCFYSYECDLGNGWEDQSVYNDPEPVRQQALRMGANLLQYATTIN, from the coding sequence ATGAAACGAGTTGTCTTAGTTGCCTTCCTGATGGCCTGCTGTTCGCTGGCAGACGCCCAGTATGCTTACAAAATAGCGAAACTGAAATATAATGGTGGGGGCGACTGGTACGCCAATAAAACCTCCCTGCCGAATCTGATCAAGTTCGCCAACGCCAACCTGCGGATGAATATCTTCCCCGAAGAAGACATCGTGGAGCCGGGGAGTCCCGATTTGTTCGGGTATCCGTTTGTGCACATGACCGGCCACGGTAACGTAAACTTTAGCGATGCCGATGTGCAGAATCTGCGCCGGTACCTGATGTCGGGGGGCTTTCTGCATGTCGATGACAACTATGGTATGGACAAATACATCCGGCGCGAAATGAAGAAGGTGTTTCCCGAACTGTCGTTTGTCGAGCTGCCCTTCAACCACCCGGTCTATCAGCAGAAGTTCAAATTCCCGGCGGGGTTGCCAAAAGTTCATGAGCATGACGGCAAGGCTCCGCAGGGTTTCGGCCTGATCTATCAGGGACGGCTCGTCTGTTTTTACAGCTACGAATGCGATTTGGGGAACGGATGGGAGGACCAGAGCGTTTATAATGATCCGGAGCCGGTGCGTCAACAGGCTTTGCGTATGGGAGCCAACCTCCTGCAGTATGCAACTACAATAAATTAA
- a CDS encoding vWA domain-containing protein, with product MFLDFFLLLRQNGLPVTLPEYLTLLSAMRSDVGATSVEDFYFLSKTALVKHEQHLDLFDRLFGEYIADSPASSAETLPDVPPDWLRNALDSQLTDDEKAAIEAMGGLDKLWQELRDRLNEQNERHEGGDRWIGTGGTSPFGEHGYNPEGFRMNPDEPDKSQRNHRATKIWEQRAYKNLDDHVELNTRNLKLALRRLRILTREGADDELDMDATIDSTSRNAGLLDIRMQPSRKNRVKVLMLFDVGGSMDEHIDLCSHLFSAARYQFKHLEFLYFHNCLYETLWKDNTRRRERVPTWEVLHKYNREYKVIFVGDAAMAPYEITMAKGSVEHYNLEAGIVWLDRFKAQYPHLVWLNPNIAAYWPYTVSTNMIREWSGNRMFPLTLNGLEQAMKCLKNPKLVFNG from the coding sequence ATGTTCCTCGATTTCTTTCTTCTCCTCCGCCAGAACGGATTGCCGGTTACGCTGCCGGAGTATCTGACACTGCTCTCGGCGATGCGGAGCGACGTGGGGGCTACGAGCGTTGAGGATTTTTACTTCCTGAGCAAAACGGCTTTGGTTAAGCACGAACAGCACCTCGACCTGTTCGATCGGTTGTTTGGCGAGTACATTGCCGACAGCCCGGCTTCCTCCGCCGAAACGCTGCCTGATGTGCCGCCCGATTGGCTTCGCAACGCGCTCGATAGCCAGCTCACCGACGACGAGAAAGCCGCTATCGAAGCCATGGGTGGCCTGGATAAGCTCTGGCAGGAACTCCGCGACCGGCTCAACGAGCAAAACGAACGGCACGAAGGCGGTGACCGCTGGATTGGCACCGGTGGAACTTCGCCCTTTGGCGAGCATGGCTATAATCCGGAAGGATTCCGGATGAACCCGGACGAGCCGGACAAATCGCAGCGTAACCACAGGGCTACGAAAATCTGGGAACAGCGGGCCTATAAAAACCTGGACGATCACGTAGAACTGAACACGCGCAATCTCAAGCTGGCCTTACGTCGGCTACGGATTCTAACCCGTGAAGGCGCTGACGATGAACTCGACATGGACGCAACCATCGACAGCACGAGCCGCAATGCCGGACTGCTGGACATCCGGATGCAGCCATCACGGAAGAACCGGGTCAAGGTGCTGATGCTGTTTGATGTGGGCGGTTCGATGGATGAGCACATTGACTTGTGTTCGCACCTGTTTTCGGCTGCCCGCTATCAGTTCAAGCATCTGGAGTTTCTGTACTTCCATAACTGCCTCTATGAGACGTTGTGGAAAGACAATACGCGTCGGCGGGAGCGGGTTCCTACCTGGGAAGTACTCCACAAATACAATCGGGAGTACAAGGTGATTTTTGTGGGCGACGCGGCCATGGCGCCTTACGAAATAACGATGGCCAAGGGGAGCGTAGAGCATTATAATCTGGAAGCGGGTATCGTCTGGCTCGATCGGTTCAAGGCGCAGTACCCGCACCTGGTCTGGCTCAACCCGAACATAGCCGCTTACTGGCCATACACCGTGAGCACGAATATGATCCGGGAGTGGTCAGGCAACCGCATGTTTCCGTTAACGCTCAACGGGCTGGAACAGGCGATGAAGTGCCTGAAGAATCCGAAGCTGGTGTTCAACGGATAG